One Oceaniferula flava DNA window includes the following coding sequences:
- a CDS encoding polysaccharide biosynthesis/export family protein, which produces MKMLSLWLPVCCLLLTLMGNAQAAEYTLQKDDSLKMVVYQEDDLSTETQIGKSGFVSFPLIGTIKVVGLTVKEAEDKIKALYEKDYLVSAKVNLTVMSYAKKWVVVGGDVGKPGNIEYPEEGALSLPGAIAQAGGLLETANPHGIVLRRKSGGTSTHSLSSSAGITLRHGDTITVSRLSQSRSTITVSGQVEKPGIIEFPKQGGLDIVTAIAQAGGPSRIAYTKTVTVRRNGQSYLIPYGEIIKGKARTYSLRAGDVVFIRESKW; this is translated from the coding sequence ATGAAAATGCTTTCATTGTGGCTGCCCGTGTGTTGCCTGCTTCTCACCCTCATGGGGAATGCTCAGGCTGCTGAATACACCCTGCAAAAGGACGATTCCTTGAAAATGGTGGTGTATCAGGAGGATGATCTATCGACAGAAACGCAGATCGGTAAGTCCGGTTTCGTGTCCTTTCCATTGATCGGCACGATCAAGGTGGTTGGCCTCACGGTCAAGGAGGCAGAGGACAAGATCAAGGCTCTGTATGAGAAAGACTACCTCGTCAGCGCCAAGGTGAATCTCACCGTGATGTCCTACGCGAAGAAGTGGGTGGTTGTTGGTGGAGATGTTGGTAAACCGGGTAACATCGAATACCCCGAAGAAGGAGCCCTAAGTCTTCCCGGAGCGATTGCTCAGGCTGGCGGCCTTCTTGAAACGGCCAATCCTCACGGCATCGTGCTTCGTCGTAAGTCTGGTGGCACATCCACACATAGCTTATCCAGCTCTGCTGGGATCACCCTGAGACACGGCGATACGATCACCGTTAGTCGTCTGTCTCAAAGCCGATCCACGATCACAGTTTCAGGTCAGGTAGAGAAACCTGGGATCATAGAGTTCCCTAAACAAGGAGGCCTCGATATCGTCACTGCGATCGCCCAAGCTGGTGGGCCCTCACGGATCGCATACACAAAAACGGTCACCGTGCGAAGAAATGGACAATCCTACCTCATCCCTTATGGCGAAATCATCAAG